The following proteins are co-located in the Pseudanabaena sp. BC1403 genome:
- the aguB gene encoding N-carbamoylputrescine amidase, which yields MSSPKNVTIAVIQASLNADVATNVAKISDLVSKAAHQGAQVILPPELFESPYFCREERDRFFDWAQPVENHPTIAHFQKLAQELNVVIPVSFFEKSGQVYYNSLAMVDADGSLLGVYRKSHIPDGPGYEEKFYFRGGDTGFKVWDTAFGKIGVGICWDQWFPECARAMVLMGAEILLYPTAIGTEPEEPNLNTKDPWQRAMIGHAVSNVIPVAAANRIGLEGNQTFYGHSFIADHRGDKVAELNDTEEGVILASFDLDQVRLNRASFGFFRDRRPDLYQVLLSP from the coding sequence AGGCATCCCTAAATGCTGATGTAGCTACTAATGTTGCTAAAATCTCCGACTTAGTGAGCAAAGCAGCCCATCAAGGTGCACAGGTGATTTTGCCACCAGAATTATTTGAAAGCCCCTATTTTTGTCGAGAAGAGCGCGATCGCTTTTTTGATTGGGCGCAACCTGTGGAAAATCATCCGACGATCGCGCATTTTCAAAAGCTGGCTCAAGAATTAAATGTGGTAATTCCTGTTTCATTTTTTGAGAAATCAGGACAGGTCTACTACAACAGTCTTGCCATGGTTGATGCTGACGGTTCATTGTTGGGAGTCTATCGCAAAAGCCATATTCCCGACGGGCCTGGCTATGAGGAAAAGTTTTATTTTCGTGGCGGCGATACGGGTTTCAAAGTTTGGGACACCGCTTTCGGCAAAATTGGCGTAGGCATATGTTGGGATCAGTGGTTTCCTGAATGTGCAAGAGCAATGGTATTGATGGGTGCAGAGATTTTGTTATACCCAACGGCGATCGGCACTGAGCCAGAAGAGCCAAATCTAAATACTAAAGATCCTTGGCAACGCGCCATGATTGGTCATGCTGTTAGTAATGTGATCCCTGTGGCGGCAGCAAATCGGATCGGCTTAGAGGGAAATCAAACTTTTTATGGTCATTCCTTTATTGCCGACCATCGCGGCGATAAGGTTGCAGAGTTGAATGACACCGAAGAAGGCGTGATTTTAGCCAGTTTTGATCTCGATCAAGTACGACTTAATCGGGCATCCTTTGGATTTTTTCGAGATCGCCGCCCTGATTTATATCAGGTTTTATTATCTCCCTAA
- the truB gene encoding tRNA pseudouridine(55) synthase TruB: MFNGFISIDKPPFITAHDCISKLRKLLKQKKIGHGGTLDPMATGVLPIAVGNATRLLRFLPEGKAYEAKIRFGVVTNTDDVTGAILSDRPCPDIKLEDIEKLLPLFQGKITQRPPAFSAIQVNGKRLYDLARRGEIVESDIPIRSVEITEIRVLSWTTGSYPELDVAIACGSGTYIRSIARDLGEKLGCGATLSGLRRTYSNGFDLNSSLTFEQIADLLRSRSFEVLAPDHGLHFLPMMSLDEDATKRWCMGQVIAIKDVLTEGENILSQYVRMCDRDQKFLGVSEVIEAGLQPIVVLNPIN; encoded by the coding sequence ATGTTCAATGGATTTATTAGTATCGATAAGCCGCCATTTATTACGGCTCATGACTGCATAAGTAAATTACGAAAACTGCTTAAGCAAAAGAAAATTGGTCATGGCGGTACGCTTGATCCAATGGCTACAGGGGTTTTACCGATCGCAGTTGGTAATGCCACAAGGCTTTTAAGATTTTTACCAGAAGGGAAAGCTTACGAGGCAAAGATTAGGTTTGGGGTGGTAACTAATACCGATGATGTTACTGGTGCAATTTTAAGCGATCGCCCTTGCCCAGATATAAAACTTGAGGACATTGAGAAATTATTACCTTTATTTCAAGGCAAAATTACTCAACGTCCGCCAGCCTTTAGCGCTATTCAAGTTAATGGTAAACGTCTTTACGATCTTGCTCGTAGGGGCGAGATTGTCGAATCTGATATTCCGATCCGCTCTGTGGAAATTACCGAAATTCGGGTTTTAAGTTGGACAACGGGGAGCTATCCAGAATTAGATGTAGCGATCGCCTGCGGGTCAGGTACATATATTCGGTCGATCGCCAGAGATTTAGGGGAAAAGCTGGGATGTGGCGCGACGTTGTCAGGACTTAGACGTACTTATAGTAATGGGTTTGATTTAAATTCTAGTTTGACTTTTGAGCAAATTGCGGATCTATTGAGATCGCGGAGTTTTGAAGTTCTTGCTCCCGATCATGGTTTGCATTTCTTGCCAATGATGTCTCTTGATGAAGATGCGACAAAACGTTGGTGTATGGGACAGGTGATTGCAATAAAGGATGTTCTTACCGAAGGTGAGAATATCCTTTCACAGTACGTAAGAATGTGCGATCGCGATCAAAAGTTTTTAGGCGTTAGCGAAGTTATTGAAGCTGGGTTACAACCAATTGTTGTTTTAAATCCCATAAATTAA
- the htpG gene encoding molecular chaperone HtpG has translation MQEQGTISIHTENIFPIIKKALYSERDIFLRELISNAVDAISKLKMVSYAGETNHSADPEIVVTIDKEKKTLAIADTGIGMTADEVKKYINQVAFSSAQEFATKYASSGTGDQQIIGNFGLGFYSSFMVASNVEIDTFSYKEGAEAVHWSCDGSTTFTLDDSDRTNVGTTITLTLQEDAEEYLEEASIKRMIRNYCDFMPVPIKLNDEVINKQTALWDKSPKSVTKDEYLEFYRYLYPYQDDPLFWIHLNTDYPFVIKGILYFPKMKADIDPNRGQIKLFCNHVFVSDNCDDVIPKFLMPLRGAIDSTDIPLNVSRSFLQGDPKVRKIQDFIAKKVGDRLTALYSDSREEFLKCWQDISIFMKFGSMNSDKFYQQVKEILVYATTSESDEVKSESGNYTTLQAYLERNKAEHENQVFYTSDPIAQGTYVELHKNQGLEVLTFDAFIDSHFINFLEREFKDIKFSRVDAEIDDRLVDKGANTEIVDPKTNKTKSDHLQDIFRAALNKPKLVIRTEAIKTEDVSSAPPAIILLPESARRMQEMMALMQQGTVSFPEDHVLLVNTTHPLMEKLIELDSSQILAGGKSESLDLANLICTHVYDLALMAQKSFDADSMKGFLQRSNQLLTKLTSKI, from the coding sequence ATGCAAGAGCAGGGAACGATCAGCATTCATACCGAGAATATCTTTCCCATTATCAAGAAGGCTTTATATTCAGAGCGAGATATCTTCTTGCGGGAATTGATCTCTAATGCCGTAGATGCCATCAGCAAACTTAAGATGGTTTCCTATGCAGGTGAAACAAATCACTCCGCCGATCCTGAAATTGTTGTGACGATTGATAAGGAGAAAAAAACTCTAGCGATCGCAGATACTGGTATCGGCATGACAGCGGATGAAGTAAAGAAATATATTAACCAAGTTGCATTTTCTAGTGCCCAAGAATTTGCTACTAAATACGCGAGTAGCGGCACTGGCGATCAACAAATCATCGGTAATTTTGGTTTAGGCTTTTATTCGTCATTTATGGTGGCGAGCAATGTTGAGATTGATACCTTTTCCTACAAAGAAGGTGCAGAGGCAGTTCATTGGTCTTGTGATGGCTCAACGACTTTTACACTTGATGATAGCGATCGCACCAATGTTGGTACGACGATCACCTTAACATTGCAAGAGGATGCTGAAGAATATCTAGAAGAAGCATCGATCAAGCGGATGATTCGCAACTATTGTGACTTCATGCCTGTGCCGATCAAGCTCAATGATGAAGTCATCAATAAACAAACTGCGTTATGGGATAAATCTCCCAAATCAGTCACCAAAGACGAATATTTAGAATTCTATCGTTATCTCTATCCTTACCAAGATGATCCTTTGTTTTGGATTCATCTGAACACAGATTATCCTTTTGTGATTAAGGGGATTCTTTATTTTCCGAAGATGAAGGCGGATATTGACCCAAATCGCGGACAGATCAAACTTTTCTGCAATCACGTTTTTGTTAGTGACAATTGCGATGATGTGATCCCTAAGTTCTTGATGCCTTTGCGTGGGGCAATCGACAGCACCGATATTCCTTTGAACGTATCACGTAGCTTCTTGCAAGGTGATCCCAAAGTTCGTAAGATTCAAGATTTTATTGCTAAGAAAGTAGGCGATCGCCTAACTGCCCTTTACAGCGATTCCCGTGAAGAATTTCTGAAGTGCTGGCAAGATATCAGTATCTTCATGAAGTTTGGCTCAATGAATAGCGACAAGTTTTATCAGCAAGTCAAGGAGATCTTGGTGTATGCCACCACTAGTGAATCTGATGAAGTCAAGAGCGAAAGCGGTAACTATACAACCTTGCAAGCTTATCTAGAGCGCAACAAAGCTGAGCATGAAAACCAAGTGTTCTACACTTCTGATCCGATCGCTCAAGGTACTTATGTGGAATTGCATAAAAACCAAGGCTTAGAAGTGCTCACATTTGATGCGTTTATTGATAGTCACTTCATTAATTTCCTTGAGCGCGAATTTAAAGATATTAAATTTTCCCGTGTTGATGCCGAAATTGACGATCGCCTAGTTGATAAGGGAGCGAACACAGAAATTGTCGATCCAAAAACCAATAAAACCAAGAGCGATCATCTCCAAGATATTTTCCGTGCAGCGCTGAATAAGCCCAAATTGGTAATTCGCACTGAGGCGATTAAAACTGAAGATGTGTCCTCTGCCCCACCTGCAATCATTCTGCTGCCCGAATCAGCGCGACGGATGCAGGAAATGATGGCATTGATGCAGCAAGGTACGGTGAGCTTCCCTGAAGATCATGTGTTACTTGTAAATACGACGCACCCGCTCATGGAGAAGTTGATTGAGCTTGATAGTAGTCAAATTTTGGCTGGTGGCAAATCAGAATCATTGGATCTAGCTAACTTGATATGTACACATGTCTATGACTTGGCACTGATGGCGCAGAAGAGCTTTGATGCTGACAGCATGAAGGGCTTCTTGCAGCGTTCTAATCAATTGCTAACTAAGTTGACTAGCAAAATTTAA
- a CDS encoding metallophosphoesterase family protein — MARLVFGDIHGQFDGLMKLIDFIKCGSSDKLFFLGDLIDRGDRSADVVKWIIENGHTCLKGNHEQMCLDAFSSNEGSLIWKGWLLNGGANTLASYGEDSLPEAHLEWMQQLPLYVDLGDVWLVHAGLNPNLPLELQGAAEFCWIREEFHSATEPFFEDKIIITGHTITFVFPGVKPGNLVLGKGWLDIDTGGYHPKSGWLSALDVDSATVYQCNTFTNELRVNSLSDITTVIEPMPTRSQRLEIGKTNTPKRRWSWV, encoded by the coding sequence TTGGCTCGATTAGTATTCGGAGATATTCATGGTCAGTTTGATGGCTTAATGAAGTTAATTGACTTCATTAAGTGCGGTTCTAGTGACAAATTATTCTTTTTGGGCGACTTGATCGATCGCGGCGATCGCAGTGCCGATGTTGTGAAATGGATCATTGAAAATGGTCACACTTGTCTCAAGGGAAACCATGAACAAATGTGTCTTGATGCCTTTAGCAGTAATGAAGGATCATTGATCTGGAAAGGATGGTTACTCAATGGTGGAGCCAATACCTTGGCGAGCTATGGAGAAGACAGTTTGCCAGAAGCACATTTAGAGTGGATGCAGCAATTACCGCTGTATGTGGATTTAGGGGATGTGTGGCTAGTTCATGCAGGCTTAAATCCTAATTTACCGCTCGAATTACAGGGTGCTGCGGAATTTTGTTGGATTCGGGAAGAGTTTCATAGTGCCACAGAGCCTTTTTTTGAAGACAAAATTATTATTACTGGACATACGATCACCTTTGTCTTTCCTGGGGTAAAGCCCGGAAATTTGGTATTGGGTAAGGGCTGGCTCGATATTGACACTGGTGGATACCACCCTAAGAGTGGTTGGTTGTCAGCTTTAGATGTCGATTCGGCAACAGTTTATCAATGCAATACTTTTACTAATGAGTTAAGGGTTAATTCACTATCAGATATCACAACTGTGATTGAACCAATGCCGACGCGATCGCAAAGGCTAGAAATTGGCAAGACCAACACCCCAAAACGCCGCTGGTCTTGGGTATAA
- a CDS encoding cell division protein FtsQ/DivIB, with translation MTVEFPISTGEADYVARRKQLRKQRRLRIFQRIWQLTFITGLTGAMLWIAMLPEWQLRSANQIEIEGNNLLSKETIKKSLAIQYPQSIFQIQPQLIATQLEANAPVSKVLVSRTIFPSKLTVQVQERLPIAKSTRKGQKGFLDTEGIWVSAKAYPSNINKPNLVVLEPNDKVIGQWSTLYRQISQSQVKISQVDARDESNLILTTELGLVYCGTYKPSLFTTQLETLDRLRALPERLKSKSFSHIDISQPSNPILEMNLPSKDKSSETKS, from the coding sequence ATGACGGTTGAATTCCCTATCTCCACTGGAGAGGCAGACTATGTGGCTCGCCGCAAACAACTGCGGAAACAACGCCGCCTTCGCATCTTTCAACGCATTTGGCAGTTAACATTCATCACAGGACTTACTGGCGCGATGCTCTGGATAGCTATGCTCCCAGAGTGGCAGTTACGTAGTGCTAACCAAATTGAGATTGAGGGGAACAATCTGCTTTCCAAGGAAACCATCAAAAAATCTCTAGCTATTCAATATCCACAGTCGATTTTTCAAATTCAACCTCAATTGATCGCTACCCAATTAGAAGCAAATGCCCCAGTTTCTAAGGTTTTAGTTTCGCGCACCATTTTCCCGTCCAAGTTGACTGTTCAAGTCCAAGAACGTTTGCCGATCGCTAAATCTACACGCAAAGGTCAAAAAGGGTTTCTTGACACTGAAGGCATATGGGTATCTGCTAAAGCTTATCCATCAAATATTAATAAACCTAATCTCGTAGTCTTAGAGCCAAATGATAAGGTGATTGGTCAATGGTCAACCCTTTATCGCCAAATTAGCCAGAGTCAGGTCAAAATTTCGCAAGTAGATGCTAGAGATGAATCAAATCTTATTTTGACTACAGAGCTTGGTCTGGTATATTGTGGCACATACAAACCATCACTATTTACCACACAGTTAGAGACGCTTGATCGACTGAGAGCATTGCCCGAAAGATTGAAATCAAAAAGTTTTAGCCACATTGATATCAGTCAGCCCAGCAATCCGATTTTGGAAATGAATTTGCCATCCAAAGATAAATCTTCTGAAACAAAATCTTAA